CTCTGGGACCGACGATGATCCGGTTCCCGATGCCGGTCTTCCACGCCGGTCGAATCGGGTTCGGGCTGGCGGCGGCCGCGGTGGCCACCTCGTTCATGATTCTGGTCTTTCACACGGCGCCGGTCCACAAGAAGATTTTCAACGTGGTGGGTCACGAAACCCGCCCTCCGTTTGGCATGGGACTCGACCACCGCTTCCTTGCCTTCTTTCAACACACGACCGGCTATCCGTTCTCGACCTACGATGAAACGGCGATCGATCCGTTTGGCGAGTTTGAGAACAAGCGTGTCTTCGATCCCGAGGGCCGCTGGCTGATCGACCAGGAAGATGCTCGGCCGTTCGGAGAAGGCTGGCGGCAGGAAATGACCTCGCAAGGAGGCACTGACGCTGCTCCAAACGGTGCGTCACCGGGAGGAGAACTCCAGCCCGGAATGCCAGGAGGAGGCGGTCCAGGGATCCCCGGGGGCCAGGCAGGTGCCGCCGCCGGGCTCGCTCCGACGAATACAGGATTCTGAAAGCTGGGGATCGAGGTCAATTCTCCGTCTCTCGATCCTCATCACGCGCTTCGGATTGTCCCTCACCCGTTCGAGCGATCGCTTGCTGGGCCTCTTTGTGGAAAGGGTCGGTCCGGATTGCATTCTGATACCAGGCCCGGGCTTGTGGCAAAAAGCCGATCGACTCACAAATCCTACCGAGTTCGAGATAACGTTCAGCATTGGGATTCCCGTCGAACGAAGGAAGCTGGCTTAACAGATTGTTGAGCTCGTTGACCTGGTTGAGTTGCTCAACCACCTCGGACGCTTCCTCTTGCCTTCCGGATTGATTCAGGGCCTGGGCCAAGCCGGAAAGTGCCTCTCGGTCATTCGGTCTGAGGTCGAGGGCTGATCGATACGACTTCACCGCGGACTTGGGATCACGGAGCTGGAGTTGCAACTTTCCTCGAAGCAGCGCAATGCCCGCGTGATTCTCGGGAGCATCGGCCAGTAATTTTTGAAGGGCGGGGACGTCCCCTCGTTCCAGGGCAAGACGACCGAGAGCGGCTCTTGCGTCGGGATCTGAGCGATCCAGGGGAGCGAGAACCGTGGCCGCGTCCTCAAATCGCGTGAGTTCGAGGAGTGCATCGGCCAGGGCGATCCGAGAACGAAGATCTTCGGGGTCAGCCTCAACAGCCCGGGAGAGGGTCTCGACGATTTCCTCGGGGGTCCATTGCACTCCTCGAATAAATGACCAGATGAACGCCTCGTTGGCACTCAATGGCCCGAGCTGAGACAGGCGACGAAACGTTTTGTCGATCTCGTCAGATTGCGACCGAAAGCCATAGATATAGATCAGCTCACGGTAAGCTTGCGTCAGGGTCGGGTCGAGTTCGATTGCCTTGAGGAAAAAGTCCTCGGCGATTCTCATCCGGTCGCGTCGCAATTCGAGTTGTCCGGCGAGAAGCTCAGTCTGAGGGCGGAGGGGACTTGCCTCGGGAAGTTTGGCAAGGATGGCAAGCGCGTCGTCTGTTCGCTCCCGAGCAATCGCGACCTGGGCAAAAAGCATCTGATCCGAATCCGTCGGCGGGCGAAGCTGAGCAAGCCGTTTCGCGGCGAGTTCGGCATCCTCGATACGACCGGCTTTCAGGCTTTGCTGAGCGTCTTGCCAGAGTCGGTCAGGGTCGGGGTTGGGTCTCAGGAGGAGAACGAGACCGAG
The Tautonia marina DNA segment above includes these coding regions:
- a CDS encoding tetratricopeptide repeat protein codes for the protein MLFAQVAIARERTDDALAILAKLPEASPLRPQTELLAGQLELRRDRMRIAEDFFLKAIELDPTLTQAYRELIYIYGFRSQSDEIDKTFRRLSQLGPLSANEAFIWSFIRGVQWTPEEIVETLSRAVEADPEDLRSRIALADALLELTRFEDAATVLAPLDRSDPDARAALGRLALERGDVPALQKLLADAPENHAGIALLRGKLQLQLRDPKSAVKSYRSALDLRPNDREALSGLAQALNQSGRQEEASEVVEQLNQVNELNNLLSQLPSFDGNPNAERYLELGRICESIGFLPQARAWYQNAIRTDPFHKEAQQAIARTGEGQSEARDEDRETEN